From one Natrinema saccharevitans genomic stretch:
- the cofH gene encoding 7,8-didemethyl-8-hydroxy-5-deazariboflavin synthase subunit CofH — MSDAFRAGVTGPAGRMEYSHRPDTTQSFENALEKARNGERLTVDDGVELLTTGTESPEIDQGRKEEVLRIADYRRAETVGEAVTFVANLNNNVTTACNTGCQFCNFKDTASKFETEYTEDHGGFTKTPEESREIVRDAVERGIYEVCSVSGLHPAFALDDEHRERLEVCDRNDLDYKPPAAYTDDPGTYCDQMEAMSVDGVHVHSMTPEEAYHARRGTDWEYEEVYRRLRDAGLDSVPGTAAEILVDEVREVICPGKIGTEEWIEAMEAAATVGLPMTATIMYGHVENEMHRVQHLDVIRDLQDRTGNITEFVPLSFVHEQTPLAEHGVVESGASTDEDELMIAVSRLFLDNIENIQSSWVKYGDAQGLKMLNCGANDFMGTILSEEITKRAGGSYGQFRSFEEYCDMLSAIGRPPVERSSDYEQRRRIDVGSDRIGPRLGPAADGTPLIK, encoded by the coding sequence ATGTCCGACGCGTTTCGAGCGGGGGTCACTGGACCCGCCGGTCGAATGGAATACAGCCACCGTCCAGACACGACGCAATCGTTCGAGAACGCGCTCGAAAAGGCCCGTAACGGAGAGCGATTGACCGTCGACGACGGAGTCGAACTGCTCACCACGGGGACGGAAAGCCCCGAAATCGACCAGGGGCGCAAGGAGGAAGTGCTCCGGATCGCCGACTACCGACGCGCGGAGACGGTCGGTGAGGCGGTGACGTTCGTGGCCAATCTCAACAATAACGTGACGACGGCGTGTAACACGGGGTGTCAATTCTGCAACTTCAAGGACACCGCCAGCAAATTCGAAACGGAATATACCGAAGATCACGGGGGCTTCACGAAGACGCCGGAAGAATCTCGTGAGATCGTGCGAGACGCCGTCGAGCGAGGTATCTACGAAGTCTGTTCCGTGAGCGGTCTTCATCCGGCATTCGCGCTCGACGATGAACACCGGGAACGACTGGAGGTGTGCGACCGTAACGACCTCGATTACAAGCCCCCCGCCGCATATACCGATGATCCCGGGACGTACTGCGACCAGATGGAGGCGATGAGCGTCGACGGCGTCCACGTCCATTCGATGACGCCGGAAGAAGCCTACCACGCACGGCGCGGTACCGACTGGGAGTACGAGGAGGTGTATCGTCGTCTCAGAGACGCCGGCCTGGACTCCGTTCCAGGGACTGCCGCGGAGATCCTCGTGGACGAAGTTCGCGAGGTGATTTGCCCCGGGAAGATCGGAACCGAGGAGTGGATCGAAGCGATGGAAGCAGCTGCCACGGTCGGTCTCCCGATGACGGCCACGATCATGTACGGCCACGTCGAAAACGAAATGCATCGAGTCCAGCATCTCGACGTCATTCGAGACCTACAGGACAGGACAGGGAACATCACCGAATTCGTGCCGTTGTCGTTCGTGCACGAACAGACCCCACTTGCCGAACACGGCGTCGTCGAGTCGGGTGCCAGCACCGACGAGGACGAACTCATGATCGCCGTCTCGCGCCTGTTTCTCGATAACATCGAGAACATCCAATCGTCGTGGGTGAAATACGGCGACGCTCAGGGGTTGAAAATGCTCAACTGCGGAGCGAACGATTTCATGGGAACGATCCTCTCCGAAGAGATCACCAAGCGAGCCGGTGGCAGTTACGGCCAGTTCCGTTCGTTCGAAGAGTACTGCGACATGCTCTCGGCGATCGGACGACCGCCGGTCGAACGCTCGTCGGACTACGAACAGCGCCGTCGCATCGACGTCGGGTCGGACCGAATCGGCCCCCGCCTCGGACCTGCCGCCGACGGGACGCCGCTCATCAAGTAA
- the thrC gene encoding threonine synthase produces MAMDHVTTLECTICEREYDPDQITYTCPEHEGVKGILEVKYDYDVIDDNFDADLDGNIQSQWKYEAFLPVDDDAEVVTLNEGGTDLFDAPNLSEELGVETLVKDDGRNPTGCFKDRASSIAVTKAKHAGRDIITCASTGNAAASLSGYAARGGLDCRIFVPGAAPAGKLAQPLVYGADVLAVNGSYDEAYDLSVEVTDEYGWYNRNAAINPFQVEGKRTVGHELAEQSVVRGEVPDWVVFSMGDGCTIAGAWKGFKEFYDLGYVDDYPKMLGVQAEGASAIHDAFQGHEDLDDIADTIADSIAVGRPRNTIKACRAPQESGGDTVLVSDEEILEAEKLLGSAEGIYAEPAGATPVAGVQEALEQGIIERDETVVVVSTGFGLKDTESAKKATGDVNRIEPELSEVEALFGDAQAAADD; encoded by the coding sequence ATGGCAATGGACCATGTCACTACGTTAGAGTGTACGATTTGCGAGAGGGAGTACGATCCCGATCAGATTACTTATACCTGTCCGGAACACGAGGGCGTCAAAGGCATTCTCGAGGTCAAGTACGATTACGACGTCATCGACGACAACTTCGACGCCGACCTCGACGGAAACATTCAGAGCCAGTGGAAGTACGAGGCATTCCTGCCGGTCGACGACGACGCGGAGGTCGTGACACTCAACGAAGGTGGGACGGACCTGTTCGACGCACCGAACCTGAGCGAGGAACTCGGCGTCGAGACGCTCGTCAAAGACGACGGGCGCAATCCGACTGGCTGTTTCAAAGACCGCGCCAGTTCCATCGCGGTGACGAAGGCCAAACACGCCGGCCGTGACATCATCACGTGTGCGTCGACGGGGAACGCGGCGGCTTCGCTGTCCGGATACGCGGCGCGTGGCGGTCTGGACTGTCGCATCTTCGTTCCGGGGGCCGCGCCCGCCGGCAAGCTCGCGCAGCCGCTCGTGTACGGCGCCGACGTCCTCGCCGTCAACGGGTCCTACGACGAAGCGTACGACCTGAGCGTCGAGGTCACGGACGAGTACGGCTGGTACAACCGCAATGCTGCGATCAACCCCTTCCAGGTGGAAGGGAAACGAACCGTCGGTCACGAACTCGCGGAACAGTCGGTGGTACGCGGGGAAGTGCCCGATTGGGTGGTCTTTTCGATGGGTGACGGCTGTACGATCGCCGGCGCTTGGAAGGGCTTCAAGGAATTTTACGACCTCGGCTACGTCGACGACTACCCGAAGATGCTCGGCGTGCAGGCGGAGGGGGCCTCGGCAATCCACGACGCGTTCCAAGGCCACGAGGACCTCGACGATATCGCAGACACCATCGCCGACAGCATTGCCGTCGGCCGGCCGCGCAACACGATCAAGGCCTGCCGCGCTCCTCAGGAGAGCGGCGGGGACACCGTGTTGGTCTCCGACGAGGAGATTCTCGAGGCCGAGAAACTCCTCGGAAGCGCGGAGGGGATTTATGCCGAACCTGCAGGAGCGACGCCGGTCGCCGGCGTTCAGGAGGCGCTGGAGCAGGGCATCATCGAACGGGACGAAACCGTCGTCGTCGTCTCGACGGGCTTCGGCCTGAAGGATACCGAGAGCGCGAAGAAAGCAACGGGCGACGTTAACCGAATCGAACCCGAACTTTCCGAAGTGGAAGCACTGTTCGGGGACGCCCAGGCCGCCGCCGACGACTGA
- a CDS encoding LLM class flavin-dependent oxidoreductase has product MSSSKQVFDRGDRVGIYLQDKHSLQENLELVQYAEDQGIDEIWQAESRLARDGITPLGAYAAVTDQIKLGTGVINNWTRNTALIAQTMSTLEELAGPNRIQCGIGAWWDPLAEKVGIDRSGALRAMRECVEVTQDLLAMENVTYDGEFVQMRDVELDVVHGDSGPRTVPVYVGGTGFKMLELTGHFADGALMNYLVSPEYNEKALDALATGADRGGRSLEDIDRPQLIVCSMDHDVDKALDNARELITQYLGQQPHIMKASGVSQDLIDEVGDAIGGWPADKEDIKQGMELIPDDVVHKLTASGTPEQCREKVREYAESGCQCPILYPLGDDRELMIDEFADGYL; this is encoded by the coding sequence ATGAGCAGTAGCAAACAAGTGTTCGATAGAGGCGACCGTGTTGGCATCTACCTGCAGGACAAACATTCGTTACAGGAGAATCTCGAGCTCGTCCAATACGCAGAAGATCAGGGAATCGACGAGATCTGGCAGGCGGAGTCTCGACTCGCACGCGACGGCATCACGCCACTCGGCGCGTACGCCGCCGTCACGGATCAGATCAAGCTCGGGACCGGCGTCATCAACAACTGGACGCGAAACACCGCACTCATCGCCCAGACGATGAGCACGCTGGAGGAACTCGCCGGCCCGAACCGCATCCAGTGTGGAATCGGCGCCTGGTGGGACCCGCTTGCAGAGAAGGTCGGCATCGACCGAAGCGGTGCTCTCCGCGCGATGCGAGAGTGCGTCGAGGTCACGCAGGACCTCCTGGCCATGGAGAACGTTACCTACGACGGCGAGTTCGTCCAGATGCGCGACGTGGAACTCGACGTCGTCCACGGCGACTCCGGTCCGCGGACGGTACCGGTCTACGTCGGCGGTACTGGATTCAAAATGCTCGAGCTCACGGGTCACTTCGCCGACGGCGCCCTGATGAACTACCTCGTCAGTCCCGAGTACAACGAGAAGGCACTCGACGCCCTCGCGACCGGGGCAGATCGCGGCGGCCGCTCGCTCGAGGACATCGACCGACCGCAACTGATCGTCTGTTCGATGGACCACGACGTCGACAAGGCCCTCGACAACGCACGCGAACTCATCACGCAGTATCTGGGCCAGCAGCCCCACATCATGAAGGCGAGTGGTGTCAGTCAAGACCTCATCGACGAGGTCGGTGACGCGATCGGCGGCTGGCCGGCGGACAAGGAAGACATCAAGCAGGGGATGGAACTCATTCCGGACGACGTCGTCCACAAGCTCACGGCCAGCGGGACTCCCGAGCAGTGTCGGGAAAAAGTCCGCGAGTACGCTGAGAGCGGCTGCCAGTGCCCGATCCTCTATCCGCTCGGCGACGACCGCGAACTGATGATCGACGAGTTCGCTGACGGCTACTTATAG
- a CDS encoding N-acyl-D-amino-acid deacylase family protein, producing MSSVSTGSVEFRNARVLDGTGGPAFRAHVLVDDGRIERIGDESAGADRQIDLDGSYLAPGFVDMHAHSELRLISKPTAEEKITQGITTEVLGQDGVSVAPVPEDMKTEWEKRIQSLDGTIDRRWPWSSVSEYLDELEEAAPAVNAAHYAPHGNLRSHIAGFEDRELAAEEVTELQERLERAIDGGAFGLSTGMIYPPSSYGRDPELEALAETLATRDSFMISHVWNETDRVVESIDRYLALCRRGGCHAHVSHLKVGGRQNWGNSTDVLDLFDEAVEAGQRVSFDQYPYTAGSTMLTALLPPWARQGETADILDRLRREDVRERIAEDISSPGEWENLARAAGTWDNILITRTASGDYQGDTVEEIATERNLDPVDAMCELLAEEHLDVTMADFVMSEEDIERFLADDRGTFCTDGIFGGKPHPRAIGTFGRILERYVRERDVLSLPLMARKAAGHPADILGLDDRGYVKEGYVADLVAFDLDAVSENATYEDPFQLTDGFEYILVGGAMAVEDGSPTGVRNGEILRSTDEWGGSDRPALDRSSIES from the coding sequence ATGTCGTCTGTTAGCACGGGGTCCGTAGAGTTCCGGAACGCACGCGTTCTCGATGGCACCGGCGGGCCGGCCTTCCGCGCACACGTTCTTGTCGACGACGGTCGAATCGAACGCATCGGCGACGAGTCGGCCGGCGCTGACCGGCAGATCGACCTCGACGGATCGTATCTCGCCCCCGGATTCGTGGACATGCACGCCCACTCGGAGCTACGGCTGATTTCCAAGCCCACTGCCGAGGAGAAGATCACGCAGGGTATCACAACAGAAGTGCTCGGCCAGGACGGGGTCAGCGTCGCGCCCGTGCCCGAGGACATGAAGACCGAGTGGGAGAAGCGCATCCAGTCGCTGGACGGCACGATCGACAGGCGGTGGCCCTGGAGTTCCGTCTCCGAGTACCTCGACGAACTCGAGGAAGCAGCACCGGCCGTCAACGCCGCCCACTACGCCCCACACGGGAATCTGCGCTCTCACATCGCCGGCTTCGAGGACCGCGAACTCGCGGCGGAAGAGGTGACCGAACTACAGGAGAGGCTCGAACGGGCTATCGATGGTGGCGCGTTCGGACTGTCTACGGGGATGATCTATCCGCCGAGTTCCTACGGGCGGGACCCGGAACTCGAGGCGCTCGCCGAGACGCTCGCGACCCGCGACTCGTTTATGATCTCTCACGTGTGGAACGAGACCGATCGAGTCGTCGAATCGATCGACCGCTATCTCGCGCTCTGTCGGCGCGGCGGGTGTCACGCACACGTCTCGCACCTGAAAGTGGGCGGCCGACAGAACTGGGGGAACTCCACGGACGTCCTCGATCTGTTCGACGAAGCGGTCGAAGCGGGACAGCGGGTTTCGTTCGACCAGTACCCCTATACGGCGGGCTCGACGATGCTCACCGCGCTGTTACCGCCGTGGGCACGACAGGGCGAAACGGCGGACATTCTCGACAGGTTGCGACGGGAGGATGTCAGAGAGCGAATCGCCGAGGACATCTCGTCGCCCGGGGAATGGGAAAACTTGGCTCGCGCGGCGGGCACGTGGGATAACATCCTCATTACGCGGACTGCGAGCGGCGACTATCAGGGAGACACGGTCGAGGAGATCGCGACCGAGCGAAACCTCGACCCGGTCGATGCGATGTGCGAACTCCTGGCCGAGGAGCACCTGGACGTGACGATGGCGGACTTCGTCATGTCGGAAGAAGACATCGAGCGGTTCCTCGCGGACGACCGAGGAACGTTCTGTACGGACGGCATCTTCGGCGGCAAACCCCATCCGAGAGCCATCGGGACGTTCGGTCGCATCCTCGAACGATACGTCCGTGAGCGCGATGTGCTATCCCTGCCGCTCATGGCACGCAAGGCGGCCGGCCACCCCGCCGACATCCTCGGACTCGACGACCGGGGATACGTGAAGGAGGGATACGTCGCAGACCTCGTCGCCTTCGATCTCGACGCCGTGTCGGAGAACGCCACCTACGAGGACCCCTTCCAGCTCACAGACGGCTTCGAGTATATTCTCGTCGGCGGCGCGATGGCCGTCGAGGACGGGTCGCCGACGGGCGTTCGGAACGGTGAGATTCTCCGCTCGACCGACGAGTGGGGTGGCTCCGACCGACCGGCACTCGATAGGTCGTCCATCGAGTCGTGA
- a CDS encoding Zn-dependent hydrolase: protein MAEVSIDEQRFRRRFDEFSEIGATENGGVNRPSLSDENEEARDTVVEWFREADLTVRIDEMGNIFGRRSGADPDADPVMFGSHIDSQYNGGRYDGVIGVLGGLEVVEALNDADETTTRPLEVVAWSNEEGVRFQPDMLGSGVFCDIFDLDYAYEREDKDGQTFGEELERIGYKGDEPCEPHDIHCYFEMHVEQGPFLEQEGLPVAAVEGVFGFSWMNVTFEGQANHAGPTPMDMRHDAFVATADVTDSVRRITATEGTDLVGTVGSVDVWPNAINVIPEKVEFTIDFRSYDDEAVDAAVEQIQREIAHAAEREGLEYEFEEIMRVDADPFDQGCIETVVDAAETVGCDYTRLVSGAGHDANYLNKITPTSMIFVPSVDGISHRENEYTEWEDIVTGTEVLLEAVRSKASA from the coding sequence ATGGCTGAAGTGAGTATCGACGAGCAGCGATTCCGCCGACGGTTCGACGAGTTCAGCGAGATCGGGGCGACCGAAAACGGCGGGGTGAACCGCCCGAGCTTGTCCGACGAGAACGAGGAAGCCCGAGACACCGTCGTCGAGTGGTTTCGCGAGGCCGACCTGACGGTCCGCATCGACGAGATGGGGAACATCTTCGGCCGTCGATCCGGGGCGGATCCGGACGCCGACCCGGTCATGTTCGGCTCCCACATCGATAGCCAGTACAACGGCGGCCGATACGACGGTGTGATCGGCGTCCTCGGCGGCCTCGAAGTCGTCGAGGCCCTCAACGACGCCGACGAGACGACGACTCGTCCCCTCGAGGTCGTCGCGTGGAGTAACGAAGAGGGCGTCCGGTTCCAGCCGGACATGCTCGGAAGCGGCGTCTTCTGTGACATTTTTGACCTCGACTACGCGTACGAGCGCGAGGACAAAGACGGGCAAACGTTCGGTGAAGAACTCGAACGAATCGGTTACAAAGGCGACGAGCCCTGCGAGCCCCACGACATCCACTGCTATTTCGAGATGCACGTCGAGCAGGGACCGTTCCTCGAGCAGGAGGGCCTCCCCGTCGCGGCCGTCGAAGGCGTGTTCGGCTTCTCCTGGATGAACGTCACGTTCGAGGGGCAGGCGAACCACGCCGGCCCGACGCCGATGGACATGCGTCACGACGCCTTCGTCGCGACGGCCGACGTGACCGACAGCGTCCGGCGGATCACCGCGACCGAAGGCACCGACCTCGTCGGCACCGTCGGCAGCGTCGACGTCTGGCCGAACGCGATCAACGTGATCCCCGAGAAAGTCGAGTTCACGATCGACTTCCGGTCGTACGACGACGAGGCCGTCGACGCTGCGGTCGAACAGATCCAGCGCGAGATCGCCCACGCGGCCGAACGAGAGGGCCTCGAGTACGAGTTCGAGGAGATCATGCGCGTCGACGCCGATCCCTTCGACCAGGGCTGTATCGAGACGGTCGTCGACGCCGCCGAAACGGTCGGCTGCGACTACACGCGCCTCGTCAGCGGTGCCGGCCACGACGCCAACTACCTCAACAAGATCACGCCGACGAGCATGATCTTCGTCCCGAGCGTCGACGGCATCAGCCACCGGGAGAACGAGTACACCGAATGGGAAGACATCGTGACCGGAACCGAAGTGCTCCTCGAGGCGGTCCGGTCGAAGGCGTCAGCGTAG
- a CDS encoding PhnE/PtxC family ABC transporter permease codes for MLGKLYADFLEDTDPMTTEAVASSGATRFQAVCHGMIPQVSATVASDTLYRWECAIRSATILGFVGAGGIGYYLVISIQRLQCQKLVTSIAAVFALVVLSDALASRLRARMV; via the coding sequence GTGCTCGGCAAACTGTACGCGGACTTCCTCGAGGATACGGATCCGATGACGACCGAAGCGGTCGCGTCGAGCGGGGCGACGCGGTTCCAGGCCGTCTGTCACGGTATGATCCCGCAGGTATCGGCGACGGTAGCGTCGGACACGCTCTACAGGTGGGAGTGTGCCATCCGCTCGGCGACGATACTCGGCTTCGTCGGCGCCGGCGGGATCGGCTACTACCTCGTCATCTCGATTCAGCGGTTACAGTGTCAGAAACTCGTCACTTCGATCGCCGCTGTGTTCGCGCTCGTGGTGCTGTCCGACGCGCTCGCGTCGCGACTTCGCGCTCGGATGGTGTAA
- a CDS encoding ABC transporter permease family protein: MAGWIVDVDPFLLLSSDARGQMWLLVTEGYPPDIGHDFLLGRTIRGLLWAVIETLAISIVGTTLAVAFAIPLALASASIPIRGRCIPVRPPRESRSDTRSIAVPDFC, translated from the coding sequence GTGGCCGGGTGGATCGTCGACGTCGATCCGTTCCTCCTGCTATCGTCGGATGCTCGCGGCCAGATGTGGCTGCTCGTCACCGAAGGATATCCGCCGGACATCGGCCACGATTTCCTGCTCGGTCGAACCATCCGAGGACTGCTGTGGGCAGTCATCGAAACGCTCGCGATCAGCATCGTCGGCACCACCCTCGCCGTCGCCTTCGCGATCCCGCTCGCGCTCGCGAGTGCATCGATACCCATCAGGGGCCGTTGTATACCAGTGCGTCCACCTCGCGAGTCGCGCTCGGATACGCGCTCCATCGCGGTGCCAGACTTCTGTTGA
- the npdG gene encoding NADPH-dependent F420 reductase yields the protein MEIALLGGTGDIGQGLALRWALDTDHSVVIGSRDADKAERKANEYHSSLKEIGVTLDIAGYSNETAADSAEVVVVSVPPEYAPQTVETVAPVLGEDDILVSPAVQMSRDASGFHYDPPEAGSVAEVVDRAAPDDVPVVSAFQNLAAGALSDLETDLEADVVVTGDDSEAKETVMALAEDIDGLRPLDGGPLANTGVVESVTPLLINLAMNNDGMHDLGVRFE from the coding sequence ATGGAGATCGCACTCCTCGGAGGAACTGGTGACATCGGACAGGGACTCGCGCTGCGCTGGGCGCTGGACACCGACCACTCGGTCGTCATCGGATCGCGAGACGCCGACAAGGCCGAGCGGAAGGCGAACGAGTACCACTCGTCGCTGAAAGAGATCGGCGTCACTCTCGATATCGCCGGCTATAGTAACGAGACGGCCGCCGATTCCGCCGAAGTCGTCGTCGTCAGCGTCCCGCCCGAATACGCGCCGCAGACGGTCGAAACGGTCGCTCCCGTCCTTGGGGAGGACGATATCCTTGTCAGTCCGGCGGTTCAGATGTCGCGTGACGCGAGCGGCTTTCACTACGATCCGCCCGAAGCGGGATCCGTCGCCGAAGTAGTCGATCGCGCGGCCCCCGACGACGTACCGGTCGTGAGCGCGTTCCAGAACCTCGCTGCGGGCGCGCTCAGCGACCTCGAGACCGATCTCGAGGCCGACGTCGTCGTTACTGGTGACGATAGCGAGGCGAAGGAGACGGTCATGGCACTGGCAGAGGACATCGACGGTCTCAGGCCACTCGACGGCGGTCCGCTCGCGAACACCGGCGTCGTCGAGAGCGTGACGCCGCTTCTGATCAACCTCGCGATGAACAACGACGGAATGCACGACCTCGGCGTCCGGTTCGAGTGA
- a CDS encoding (2Fe-2S)-binding protein: MEIELTINDESTTVAVESDDDLATVLRRNGYTGVKCGCDSGVCGASKVFVDGEVKMACGVDAQNVDDSEIETIEALGTQDDLHPIQEAFVDHFAVQCGFCIPGMIIEAKSLLANNPDPTEAEVRQAIDDNLCRCTGYQKSVDAILDAADRMHGDRSVAADGGSRIDSCRPGDAARDGDSDE; this comes from the coding sequence GTGGAAATCGAACTAACGATCAACGACGAATCGACGACTGTGGCGGTCGAATCGGACGACGACCTGGCGACTGTACTGCGACGGAACGGCTACACGGGCGTGAAGTGTGGCTGTGATAGCGGTGTCTGCGGCGCATCGAAAGTGTTCGTCGACGGCGAAGTGAAGATGGCCTGCGGCGTGGATGCCCAGAACGTCGACGATTCGGAGATCGAGACGATCGAGGCACTGGGGACGCAAGATGATCTCCATCCGATTCAGGAGGCGTTTGTCGATCACTTCGCCGTCCAATGTGGCTTCTGTATTCCCGGCATGATAATCGAGGCCAAATCGCTACTCGCGAACAATCCTGATCCGACCGAAGCCGAGGTCCGCCAGGCAATCGACGATAACCTCTGCCGGTGTACCGGCTATCAGAAATCCGTCGACGCGATCCTTGACGCCGCCGATCGAATGCACGGCGATCGATCGGTCGCGGCCGACGGCGGCTCGCGGATCGACTCATGCCGACCCGGCGACGCTGCTCGCGACGGTGATTCCGATGAGTGA